The Chitinophaga caeni genome segment GTATTGAAAGCGCCGAAACTCTGTCCTGCCGAACCGATGAATTTAAAGTGAATGGTATCCTCCGGCAATCCTTCTGACTTATAAATCTTGGAGATTTCATTCGATAAAATGGTGCCGATCGTACGATCCGTATTTTTCACCGTGAACTCTTGGAAGACCCTGGTTTTCTTTTCCAAAGCAGGTTTGGCCGCTTTGAGTAATTTCCAGTCGATTACTTCGCTGATACCGTGATCCTGTTCCTCTTGCTTATACAAGGGCACGTTTTCAGCGGGTTCTTTGAAGAGGATCGGTTTGAGGTCGAGGTGTTTATATTTCCAGTGATTTACATCATCACGTAATTGCAAGGTATCTACTTGGCCAACCATTTCGTTGATGGATTTGAAACCAAGTTCGGCCATAATTTCCCTTAACTCTTGCACGATGAATTGGAAGAAGTTAACCACATGTTGCGGGTCGCCGTTGAATCTTTTCCTTAATTCCGGATCTTGCGTAGCAACACCGACAGGACAAGTATTCAGGTGACATTTACGCATCATGATACAACCTTCTACCACGAGCGCGGCAGTAGCTACGCCCCATTCTTCGGCGCCGAGCAAGGTTGCGATCGCGATATCGCGACCAGTTTTTAACTGGCCATCGGTTTGAACGGTAACACGGCCACGTAATTTATTTTTAACAAGTGTTTGATGTGTTTCTGCTAATCCCAATTCCCAAGGTAAACCGGCATGTTTGATAGAACTCAATGGTGAAGCACCTGTACCGCCATCATGACCCGCGATGAGAATCACATCGGCATGAGCCTTGGCCACACCCGCGGCGATAGTGCCGACGCCTGCTTTAGAAACCAATTTCACAGAGATGCGCGCCTCGCGGTTCGCATTTTTCAGATCGTAGATCAATTGCGCCAGGTCCTCGATAGAGTAAATATCGTGATGCGGAGGAGGCGATATCAAGCCGACACCCGGTGTTGAGTGGCGCACTTTCGCGATCCAATCATCTACTTTATGCCCCGGTAATTGCCCGCCTTCGCCGGGTTTCGCTCCCTGGGCCATTTTAATTTGTAGCTCATCAGCATTGGTAAGATAATAGCTGGTAACCCCGAAGCGACCTGAAGCAACCTGCTTGATAGCGGAGCGCATGGAATCGCCGTTAGGCAATAACTGGTAGCGGATCTCATCTTCACCGCCTTCGCCCGTATTACTTTTCGCACCGATACGGTTCATCGCGATAGCAAGGGTAGAATGCGCTTCATGGGAAATGGAGCCAAAACTCATTGCCCCGGTAGCGAAGCGTTTGAAGATGCTCTCAGCAGGCTCTACCTGGTCTACCGGGATCGGTTGACGGTTTCTCTTGAAAGTGAATAAGCTCCTTAAAGTGCAGGCTTTTTCGCTTTGATCATTTACCGTCTTCGCATATTTTTTATAAATATTATAATCGTTCTGGCGGGTTGCAAACTGCAACAGGTGAATCGATTGAGGGTTGAAGAGATGGAATTCCCCTTTTCGTTTCCATTGGTAAACACCCCCTTCGGTTAACCTTACTACGGGCGTTTCCTTGCGACCGAAACCCATTTCATGCTTAGCGAGTGCTTCGCGGGCGATCTCGTCCAAGCCGATACCTTGAATCCTGGAAACAGCCCCGGTGAAGTATTTATCAACCGTAAGTTTATTAATCCCCAGTATCTCGAATATTTGGGCGCCCTGGTAAGATTGTAAAGTAGAAATCCCCATCTTGGAGAATACTTTAAACAAACCTTCACAAACCGCCTTGATATAATTCTTCTTCAGTTTATCTACATCGAGCTCAGTTTGTAATTTGCCATTCAGGCGCATATTGCGGATGGTGCTGAGCGCCAAGTAAGGGTTGATGGCAGTAGCGCCGAAACCGAGCAAGCAAGCAAAATGGTGTACCTCCCAAACATCACCGGCTTCCACGATCAAACCAACTTGTCCGCGGTAGCCTTTGCGGATCAGGTGGTGATGCACGGCGGAAGCGGCAAGTAAAGAAGGAATGGCGGCATGTTCGCTATCCAGCGCACGATCGGAAAGGATCAGTACTTCGAAGCCATCTTCCACAGCATCTACCGCGTAGCGGCATAAACGGGCGATCGCTTTTTCCAGCGATCCCGGTTTGCCATCGGCACGGAAGTAAGTATGTAAGGTTTTAGCCTGGAATATTCCGGTATCGATACTGCGGATCTTTTCTAGTTCATAATTTGTCAGGATCGGGTGGCGTAAGGCCAAGCCGTGGCAATGAAGCGGATCTTCATCCAACAGGTTGCCGTTATTTCCGACATAAGTTGCCAAGCTCATCACCAGCCTCTCCCTGATTGGGTCAATCGGCGGGTTGGTAACCTGGGCAAACAGTTGTTTGAAATAACTGGAAAGGTGCTGTGGTTCTTCGCTCAGAACGGCCAAAGGAACATCCGTGCCCATGGAGCCGATCGGCTCTTTACCGGTAGTAGCCATAGGGCCGATGATATTACTCAAATCTTCGGTGGAGTAACCGAAAGCCCTTTGGTATTTGAAGATTTGTTCCTGTTCCAAGTGCGTATAAGTAACCCTTGGCTCAGACAATTCTTCGAGGCGGATCTTGTACTTATTCAGCCATTCGGCGTAAGGTTGTTGAGAGCAGATTTTTTCTTTCAGCTCTTCATCACCGATGATACAACCTTGTTCCATATCTACGACAAACATTTTACCGGGCTGTAAGCATCCGGTTTGTTTGATTTTAGCT includes the following:
- the gltB gene encoding glutamate synthase large subunit yields the protein MRDVSQMQGLYRQEFEHDACGIGFAAHIKGRKSHQVIKDALTMLENMEHRGACGCEITTGDGAGILIQIPHEFFYAECLQLGIRLPDAGKYGVGMIFFPKEPRWREECREIIARCAEKVGLEILGYRKVAVRPDGIGETALSVEPEIEQVFIACPYHITDTEEFERKLFVLRNYITKTVRCSVPKDKADFYICSFSSRTIIYKGQLTTYQVRHYYQDLSDERMVSAFGLIHSRFATNTFPSWRLAHPYRFIAHNGEINTLKGNLNWLRAGEKSFISKYFTAEEMEMLTPIVEDGQSDSACLDNVVELLTLTGRSLPHVMMMLIPEAWDGNEDMDPVKKAFYEYHASIMEPWDGPASISFTDGKIIGATLDRNGLRPSRFAVTTDDYVVMASEAGVLPLDPAKIKQTGCLQPGKMFVVDMEQGCIIGDEELKEKICSQQPYAEWLNKYKIRLEELSEPRVTYTHLEQEQIFKYQRAFGYSTEDLSNIIGPMATTGKEPIGSMGTDVPLAVLSEEPQHLSSYFKQLFAQVTNPPIDPIRERLVMSLATYVGNNGNLLDEDPLHCHGLALRHPILTNYELEKIRSIDTGIFQAKTLHTYFRADGKPGSLEKAIARLCRYAVDAVEDGFEVLILSDRALDSEHAAIPSLLAASAVHHHLIRKGYRGQVGLIVEAGDVWEVHHFACLLGFGATAINPYLALSTIRNMRLNGKLQTELDVDKLKKNYIKAVCEGLFKVFSKMGISTLQSYQGAQIFEILGINKLTVDKYFTGAVSRIQGIGLDEIAREALAKHEMGFGRKETPVVRLTEGGVYQWKRKGEFHLFNPQSIHLLQFATRQNDYNIYKKYAKTVNDQSEKACTLRSLFTFKRNRQPIPVDQVEPAESIFKRFATGAMSFGSISHEAHSTLAIAMNRIGAKSNTGEGGEDEIRYQLLPNGDSMRSAIKQVASGRFGVTSYYLTNADELQIKMAQGAKPGEGGQLPGHKVDDWIAKVRHSTPGVGLISPPPHHDIYSIEDLAQLIYDLKNANREARISVKLVSKAGVGTIAAGVAKAHADVILIAGHDGGTGASPLSSIKHAGLPWELGLAETHQTLVKNKLRGRVTVQTDGQLKTGRDIAIATLLGAEEWGVATAALVVEGCIMMRKCHLNTCPVGVATQDPELRKRFNGDPQHVVNFFQFIVQELREIMAELGFKSINEMVGQVDTLQLRDDVNHWKYKHLDLKPILFKEPAENVPLYKQEEQDHGISEVIDWKLLKAAKPALEKKTRVFQEFTVKNTDRTIGTILSNEISKIYKSEGLPEDTIHFKFIGSAGQSFGAFNTKGVTLELEGEANDYFGKGLSGAKLIVYPRTESSFKAEDNIIAGNVAFYGATSGEAFIRGRAGQRFCVRNSGATVVVEGTGDHACEYMTGGRAIILGQTGFNFGAGMSGGIAYVYDVKGNFENRCNKEMVDIDPLTAEDNALLHDLVTKHHAYTNSSVAKFLLKDWEGQLRYFVKVFPKEYKAVLSKSKVAEQAQKA